The following proteins come from a genomic window of Scylla paramamosain isolate STU-SP2022 unplaced genomic scaffold, ASM3559412v1 Contig19, whole genome shotgun sequence:
- the LOC135097383 gene encoding uncharacterized protein LOC135097383, with translation MPGTSPPYCSRDLGRDLPRDRDRDRDPRDHPRDRDLHRELSRDLPRERDLPRDLARERDLGRERDLPPQARPAAPGDLPPREVDEGERHPPRRYSASSRMRFGDEKHFHVYHEKEKGKPQEGLEDMDESFV, from the coding sequence ATGCCCGGCACCTCGCCGCCCTACTGCTCCAGGGACTTGGGCCGCGACCTGCCCAGGGACAGAGACCGAGACCGCGACCCGCGGGACCACCCCAGGGACCGCGACCTGCACCGCGAACTCTCCCGCGACCTGCCCCGGGAGCGTGACCTGCCGCGGGACTTGGCCCGGGAGCGTGATCTGGGCAGGGAGCGTGACCTGCCCCCCCAAGCGAGACCTGCCGCCCCGGGAGACCTGCCGCCCCGGGAGGTGGACGAGGGGGAGCGACACCCCCCGCGCCGCTACAGCGCCTCCTCCAGGATGCGGTTCGGGGACGAGAAGCACTTCCACGTGTAccacgagaaggagaagggcaAGCCGCAGGAAGGCCTGGAGGACATGGACGAGAGTTTTGTATGA